The Dreissena polymorpha isolate Duluth1 chromosome 4, UMN_Dpol_1.0, whole genome shotgun sequence region aaaaagaacaacataaatgcaaaaagctAAGAACTCACTAGATTCATTTAACAAGCCTATACTTATAACTATTGTATCGTACAGATATGCGTGTTGTTAATTCAAACTAGCGCGTGTCTACACTTTTGATGAGCAGGCTGAAATGATGCTATCTAGGCATTCAAATTGATGTCACTTATGCAAACAATCGAACACTTTAAACAACGACTATGGTTAAATTACTAAAAAGTTAACGTTAATGATATTATAAGTGTAAGTGTACTCGAATCGTAGTGCGATTTTCCGCGTGACTCGTGTCATGTAAGTAAAAGTAAAGTGATCAGAAGGAACTTAAGGACGCTAAGACGTCATTGAACATTTGAAGTTACACTAGGCATCAGGTTTTTACCTTATCTGGCAGTAAAAACATGATCAATGCTTATTACTCATATATAAATTATTAGTCGTGGGTTATATCGTAATCATGTCAAAGTGCGTCGGAATTCATGATAATGGCATGAGCAGATTGATTTCATAAAGTATCACTGGAATTGTAAAGAAACATAAATAACCACTGACTCATTCAAATTGCCAGAAACGGGAACTTAGTTATAGAAGCgaatgaataataaaatatatcccGGAATTGGTTTAAGAGGACGAGTCTGTCTAATGCAAGCGCTTGAATTCGAAACTAAAGCAACACAGCCTCATTGCTAAGAATGTTATTTGGATCggaaaaaaaacaattactaTAAGTCATTGCGTACAGTATTTAGATGTTTCCTGAAAGTGACTCTAGTCCACGAGAACCTCGTGCAAGTTTAACGAATACGCACATTCAGGTCAAGTTGTGGTACAACTATGTTACGTCATAATTATGAAAATGTCCAATTGCTTGTTTCTACGGCACCGATCTTAATGGTCAATACTTAGAAGTCACATGACGTATAATATGCTTGGCAAGCGTATTACTTAGTGGCAAAGCGTGCGCTAAGTGCAGTGTTTaagtacaataaataaaaaaatataaataaaattacactGAACATGGTAAGCTTGCATTTTATACTCCGCTTGCACCGATCTGATAGCAAAGTTGTTTACACGGTAACCGCAAAGCAGAAAATCTATAAAGGTGAGATACAATATGATTTCCACATTACGTCTGCGTAATAAATTAAGTAGTTTTTCTGTCTTTTTAACTATGCAGTTTATTAATTAATTTCtaaaaaaacctaaaaaatatttaaaaacacacgatttttattcgtttaaaatcatattaattgaaatgtattcaatttgtcaaaatatgttaagtGTAGGAAGCCAAATGCGTCACTGAAATCGACTTCACATATGCATACTCTGCGTTTAAACATATCATCATGACAAGCTATTAAATGCATGACATCAAACGGAGTTCGAATTATCATATCCATTTAAAGTCATCTCGTTTGAAGATAAATAGTAGCATAGTTCGTTCTCATTCGCTGTGAAGCTTATTACCGCATACCAGTTtgaattttaaacattaattcatGCATGTAACttcaaaatatttgttaagtGGGTATCGGGCTAAGCGTATACCACAGCTGATACAAACTTTAATAAACTAACCTGTCTTCCGAGAAGAAGtaaaacgggggtgcagtgtatctaTTCACCGGAACTTTAAAGAACCAGGGGTGCCTCTGAAATCGGGGTGTCGTCTATATGCCACTCAAACCCTCACAAACACCTGACTCGGTGCGGAGTCTGGAGAGCACACTGTCAATATTCAAGTAAAGTAGTCAAACCATACCAAATAGCACAACATATTTAGTGATATTTAAGTCGTAAAGTATTATAATAACCATATTAGAATTATACCCATAATCACTACATTACTATCGAAAATTAAAAGCGAATATGTATTGTGGCAAtacataacaataaaacatatttatcaggTTTTATACATACCACATAATAAATACTAATTTATTAAGAGTTCTGATATTTTTCGGCTTCCACAGGTATTTctgtaaaatataatatttcatagCGCCTTTATCTTTCAACGTCCCAATTACCGTCTGATGATCCGCAGATGAAACTATCTGCCACAGTACATCGACCACCTTGCAATGTTTTCCTCCAAAATCCAGTTTTGGAGTAAGTAGAGAAAATTAaggattttttaaacaaaaatgtatgaagaaaactttgttaacaagtcattattttaaaaagtttcatgTTCATGTACACTTAAATGTAGTTCACGTGTACTTCAACACGACGTTATATAAATGTATGACAATATATGAATTGACAAATAATAAATGTGAacacaattataagtaaatacaattaattataaaaTGCTTTTGCACAACTACATACTAAACATTGAGCAACAATATGCGAGAAAAGACGCACATACATTTTGGCACAGGACATAGACATCAGCCATGTTACCTGTTTTAAAATGTTCTTGGAGGTAAACACAACTCATTATCATTTCCTTAGGCGGTACACATGTAATAACAATCACAGGCCTAGTAGGTTTTCTTCAgctaatttcaaaatatttaatgaacatACCTACTTGAATAGTGGCATCCGAACTGGTTCGATAAAACTGAGGACTTATTCTGAACATATTTGCAACGTCTCATTATTAGCTGAAAAGCCTACTACGCCAAGTTTACAAACAAGCCTAAACTaaacaacaaacaagagatgtgtttgtcagaaacacaacgccccctgttgcgcagctttgaaataaaatttcagtttatcatttggcaggtttacaaattatctcccttttaaagcttattacttcccttggattgtattttttgacttttgaccttgaaggatgacattgaccttgaccgttcaccactcaaaatgtgcagcttaatggggtacacatgaatgccaaatatcaagttgctatctttaatattaaaaaagttatgaccaatcttaaacgaaggttaaagttttagttaaagttttgggacccacacaatgaatgacacacaaacagacaggacaaaaacaatatggccccgatctttcgattcgggggcataaaaataaaaggaAGACAATATAAGCTTGTTATAAACGCAAATAGTATGCACTTGTCATTGCACTCATTCGTAATTTACTATACACGTACATTGACTTAAACCAATTATACATTGCAAAAGACACAAATATGTGAGGGAATATGTAATCAAAAAATCAACTGAAtcataaaaatgtacatgtttcaTTAATGTGTTTGTGTGCTTTATTTTTTCGTTTTTACACACACTGAACCAACATTTGCATCATTTACTCCCTTATTGAACTGCCATGAGCGCCGAGCAAATGTTAAGGGATAAACcgatacaaattaaataatatcaAACGAATGTTGTACGAATTGTATGGAGGTTGTTAATACGCCATTTAACTATAAACctgttttaaataagaaaacaacaattaagattgtgttttcaAATAGTCTAATTGAAACAAATATATGAATTCCATATTGCATAAATATACGTTGATTTAATGGATCAACCTGCACACTTTCAGAAGAAACAAAATATCATGCCGACATTTTCAACGactttaatataatatcatatgaGTTGAGACTACTTATATAATACTATGCCAAAAAACAAAACAGCGCATAGAGCAacacataataaaacaaacagaCGTACATAAACGTACATACGCTATCATGAAAtctttttaaacacaaaaataactttcttattttacattataacatgtaAAGTTCACAAAAATAATTTGACAAGCACCATAAAACATATTTACCATTATAACATGTAAactttacacaatttatttgatgAGCACcattaaaattaagaaatatcAACATAAGATAACTATCCAGTCACAGACTGAAATATATAACAACAGTAATAACAACAACCTTGATCAGAAACATTGAACACGTGAATTTGCAACAATTTCAATGGCGCATAATTTTAAACctttacaataattaaaaaataattattgaacaaatgtttcaaaaatgCCATATAACGTATGTCATGTATCAATTAAATAATACGTGTAATAATCtcgtataaaaatataataaacttacaATCGAAGCCGTACGACTTTACCTGTTACATATTTCCCTGACCAGCAGGACTCAAACACTCAATGCCAATATAGCAAAAGACTTATGATGACTACATATCCACAGAGTAAATATGACATTACAGCGTATTGACTGCTAAAGATACAAAATATATGACTACATGTATAACAGAGAGCATAAGTGTTACAAAATGTAGATCAATTTATCaaattttggaatgtattgaacaACCATATCTTACTACAAACCGAATTCAATTATAATTGATGTACATGTCTTAATATTATTTGATATAGTCAATCTATTCTGGTGttgtccggctagcgcagtggttggtaaacTCGCTTTTCACCTAGGCGACCAAAGTGCAATGCCcgttcccggcagcatgtgagtttgattgttggtggtaaccataccggacaggtggggtttccacCAGGTACTCCGgctggtggtcaccataccggacaggtggggtttccacCAGGTACTCCGGCTTTCTCCACAGCACAAGACCAAACCAACATTTAAAAACTTTCAGTAACAGCAAAATAGCTCGTAATTGCAACTATGATTCACAATTCGTCCTTACATTCGTGAGTCTTGTAAGTTAAATAGGTAGGAGTGCAGGGGCACACTCCGGGTCAATACAGTCAAGAACAAGCATCGCTTTTAAATAACTATTGATTTTTTAATGGCTTAGTtgatttaattgtaattattttttgcatgcattttgattatatgtatatgtgtatgacGCATTTGCCTGTTAAACTATCAAAATTCAAACAATACGAAGACAAGTAAAcgtatatccaatgtttacaagcGGGGTAAGCTAACTGTTGATGTTTTAGATACTTTCAGCTGTAAATTGTAAGACGTTATTTGGGCTTCTAGTTATTAAAACTCAGGCCTTTTacagtataaatgtataaatacatgaaaagAACGTACTGGGTGCAGCATAAACACACGATAAAACGTAGTTAGTATTTACACTAAAATAAATTAGGTTAATGTCAATGGAACACATATACCATTTACCCTCAACcgaaaaataattgtgttatcCTAGCTAATACAATAATATGGGTGCTCTAGTCCGAGTCACTGTCCATCGATTCGGCACCCGGTTTCGCGCCTGCAGCCGCAAGGATCGTGTATACCCCGTCCTGGTGATAGCAAAGGGCCAGGTCCAGGGTTGTGTACCCACTGTACGTCCGAGCGTCCATATTGCATGCCCGAACACTCATTAACGTCCGCACCAGTTTGACGTCACCGCTAATACAAGCCATGTGAAGAACAGTTGTACCCGCTTTTCGCTCAATCATGTTCAAGTCTACGTCGCGTTCGATGAGGAGTTGCAGTATATCCATGTGCCCATTCATGACTGCCAGATGCAGACAGGTCAATCCGTCGTAGTTTGCGATATCAAAATCCTGCGGAATTTTCTGATAAGGTATATCGTAAGGATTGCATTGGATTTCGCTGTATCGTACTGGTTCTAACAAATAACGAGCTATTTCGTACAACCCATCACGACAAGCTATATGAAGCGGCGTATTTCCGTTCCTATCGACTGCCGTTACGTCTGCGCCTGCGCACACAAGCTTACGTACGATGTGCTTCTGGTTCATAATGACCGCCAAGTGAAGTGGCGTTTGGAATAGTTTGTTTCGCATTGAGAGATACGTATACGTTGGGGccatttgaattattttactaACCAACAAAAGGTATTCCAAAATAATTGCAAGATGCAAAGCCGTATCGCCGTCCTCGTCTTTTACAAATAAGTCTTCACTATTGCAGGCAACATCCTGTGCACACCGTACATTGCTTATGTGCATACTGTTTGATTCTTGTATTCCACTAAATTGGAGATCTGACAGCTCGCACGAGTCCAGGTCATCGCACAGTGAGGTCAACGAGGGATATTTGAAAAACGTATTAGTCGGCACTTCTCTTGTTGGGGATTCGTCTGTCCTAAGGAAGCCCACGTCTTCGGGAATTAAAAGAGCAACAGAGGACGTGCGCCTGTACTTTCTTTTTATGTGATATCCAACACGCTCATCCATGTCGGATCTCTGTGGACACCTGTTGTTATGACCGTGGTCGTTTTGGTTTACCACATTGCCGTCTGTTCCTGTCAAAGTCATGTTCGCTTTATACTATGATCTGTAACAAACATGAATCGGATGATTATTTATCAGAGATATATCTGTACAATGTAGTAGCGTGTAATAAATGAAAATTGACAGCTTATATAAATGCACATTTTTACACCACAGGTAAATAACATAAACTAATGTTCTACAACATGTCTTTTAAATGGAATACGATACACAATTAATGTATAAGCATGGGTCATTATAGGTATTTAACCGTAAAGAAAATGTCCTTTGTTTCTATTTACATCGCAAGCAAAAAATGATGGTAAGTAGGTCGTCTTAACTTTAATTTAGATATTTTTTACGATTTCCCATTTAAAACAGAATATGTAATGATACGCAGACTTCCCAACCTCTTTTTACTTCAGTTTTATAGTTATTGTTTgctaattaaaagaaaaaaaatgaagcaAAATTTAGCTCAAGCTTAATCTTTCATTTACTGAATATCATCAAATTTAGAAAACTTATCGAAAATTCAAATGGAATATCAAAACCAAAATTAAAGAAAGGCACAAAAAGAAGGGTCGGTCGGTTTAGTGGAAACTGTTCAACGCCTGTTTCACATGCATATAAACAAGCACAACCCGCTTGtctacatgtacattgtactttACTTGATAATGTGCGGAATAGGCTGACAAGAAACCGCATCAGTCATTAAAGTGCAAGGTTTTTAAATTCAGGTACATTTTATCAGACATAACAGCGGTTGTAACCAACGTTTAACCAATCAACTCGAATGTATTTAATGAATGCTGTAACTGGCCAGGCACGTTTAATCTCCTTTCTTAATATTTGGGATAATACTAATTTGTACagttaacattaaaattatgttgattttgtTTAACAACACAAGGTAaagtaattatatttaaacacgtTTTTAAACGACTAATTATACTGAAATTAACACATACTTCCGCTAGTCACAATAAATGAATTGAAGCCACTGTATACGAAAATTCATAGGTTAAAATAAAAgtacaatataatttaaatgtaacataattgttatataaaacaaaagtataaataacattttgtacAACTGTATTCCTTTTCAAATAGCATATGGATACTAATTTtagcaacaaacaaacaacaccTTAACAACCGTTCAAAGTTGATAAACCCCAATTGCTAGTGCTATAGCTACTGCTTTACCTGCTATGAATAAACCAGTTTTCGGTTTGTATAAATCGACATAAGCGAGCTATTTTATACACAACCAATAACTACATTCTATAAACAGCAGTGacgtaataatatatttatagttttcgACACCGTGTACACACAGGTCTAACTGACAATAACGTTGTGACGTCAGCATAGATCTATGTACTATGTTTTGTCCAAtagtgatacatcgactatctccggaatcctccgtaagattaagcaataaatcgtcttctGATCCAGAGCGAGTGTTATcgtcaatctgaacgcatcggacagtgggctacaccacaccgatatggcggaattgtccgaggtgtcccgattggtGTTATCGTAACACCATGGTATGCCTGGTTGCCGGTTTGTCCGAGAATAGTTCGCCTAGCACAAACCAAACCAAACATAGTATGGATACATTTCGACTGAATCATTTGCCGGAAGCAAATATTAGAATAGATATTAATGTTTTGGTAAAATTCCTGAAATGCTAAATGTAACGTCGACGATAAGGTAGAAAACGTGTGCGGGAACCGCTGCTTATTAACGGTGGAAGTCTGCCGACTATGGGGAAATGACAATCATAACATTTCAATTTCAGCAAGTATGTCATTGAGAAACATATCTATGTACACAAATAATGCAATTTCGTGAAAAGACCTATAGCTGTCCCATAACACAAAGTCTACTTAGCAATGTAAACATATTATGACATCCTGGGATCCCATGTACCGTAGTTTCTATTAATAATTCGGAATACCCAAGCTCACTTGGAAATGTAACTTTTACTAAGAAGGATACATAATACATTTAAGAATGATTTTTAAGAAATCTTAGCTGGATTATAATTCCTATTTAAGCAGGTATGTTTTGTATTATGTACTTAATTGAAATGTTCTTCTACTGTGTCTTTagataaaaacaaaatgcattatttttgcgTGGTCGTATTCATGCAAGTGTCCATTTAAAACACAGTTCGATTATCTTCCTTTTTTGTTCATGGTGTgaacaaacttcaataaatgtattctaatgaaaagaaaaaaatgtaattatctCTGTATAAAATGAGAGCTGTTAATGTCAGTACGTTTGAGATGAAAACATtagtaaatacatgttttattgaataaatattagGTATGTTAGACCAAGCACCCCCGGGCTAGCACCATTATTGATTATAATACGGGTATATAGAGGTGTGTCGAAAATATGGGGTTTGTTTTTCTACTCAAATtttagatatgggtatggttttgagcatctaagtatagatatgggtattgaaatcagaaatgtgcttgtataaaaatgcatatagatttgaaagtacatgtatcagaatcaaaatgggtatgataagtttcattcttgtatataaatggatattaaaaagaaaatgttagTAGCGAGAACGATGCAGAAACTTGACCTTTGGAAATTAATCAATTATTGTGTTGTATGACTTCAATATACAGACATTTTAAATGGCAAAGTTGTATGATACAtatatgaaatttacaaataaatatataatagcaaatttaataagtatactgtattgatacgATAGAGATTAACATTCTAGTATGAAGTGTGTCCACTTTATTAAATTCTAGTATTGAACTGGGTCCAGTTTAttaaaattcttgtattgaaatgggtccactttctcaatggtatcgtatacaaatgggtctgcttttttTGAAAAATCTTGTAtgaaaatgggtctactttatcagagttccggtataaaaatgggtcacatttcggaagtctcagtgggaCACCCCTTCCCTAAAaattgggaagttaccccccccccccgggattttaagttaaaatatatatttattaaatttgccgtagctttcgacctctcggtcatgggactcgaaaaattaaatggaaccgacgagtaccgaaagaccatcgaacaactttggaagcgcaaactgaggacgttcaaaccatatggactaaacacaaaagactaaaattggcgcgcaatgtaacgtgcgataatataacgtcacttccgctaaagatgatatgcttattcacaaataaacgccgctgaatTTCATATGTCTTGACATCTCTGTtgcataacaattttatttcGTCGTCGTATAACCGGACACATTTATTTCGTCTAAATTTAGACTCTAGTGCGTGACCTACAATAAATATAGGACGCGATTGAAACTAATTTGTTTTCATGGATATGTTCTGAACTAAATATAATCAAACATTGGTCatatgttatatgtgttatgcAAAAAAGTTATATGAATTCATTTGGATATTTTCCGTGCAAAAAATCATTCTCATGTCCTATTTTTAGTCCATATTGTATTGACGTATTTAGTCTATTTATGTATTTGTACTGTGAACAGTGATCATGGATGGTAGCCAATAAACAACCCGTATCCAAATACGattttataaataacacaagATTTAGCATGATTTAAAAGACGCACTCGtctcaaaataaaacacaaaaaacaccgACATTGTTATTTTTAGCCATTCTTATATTTCGAATTGAGTTAGTTTGTTTTGGAAATTCATTGAAGagaattataacaaatatttatttaaagagaTGGGCAAAAACGAGGACGCACACGCGTCAACTAAAAAAGTGTATCTCTGTTGCTCAACAGTACAGTCACCTTAATATGATAACTAAAAAGATTGTGACAAACTGTACATTCAAGAACCTGTACGTGACGTAGGTCTGGTGATATTGATAAATTAGAAGATCGAAATGACTCCAATTCCGTGAACTATAAATCAATGAACGttataaaatgttcaaacttCTCTGATTCACGAGCATAAGAATGTAAAACATCACATAAGAATGTAAAACATCACATACACGAGTCGGGTCGTAGTTCAACAGATACGATGTCCTATAAGGACCAGTATATAGTGGACCCGGACATTACTGTTGTTCAAAATGATCTAAACGACCTATATACAGAATGAAAAGATCATTTCACGAATCGATGTACTTAAGATGATTcttgttaaatattaattgtattttgaaataatttgcgTTACGCATCTCTTCACAGTTCATGTCAAGGAATTTCTTTTTACTGTTAAAATACCAGACAATTATAGAAAACATATCATTTCTTATAGTATATTAGAAAACAGATTGTAGTGTTCTTCTTTCTTCACTATTTGGGCTCATATCCGTTTTATAATGTTATGATTTGTTTAACTATTCGTCGTCATTTCTTTACgttttacataaacataaaatagtaATTGTGACAAAAATGTTATTATACTAAgatttttaatacaataaaaaacactaaaacaataatttacattGTTAACTTGATTTTATCGTTTGGCTGGTGGGGACCCGAGAATGCTTTAAATTTTAAGTCTAAATCATGAATATTTATATATCCTTGATGGATATAAAACTCCATTCCCGATTAGTTGAAATATTCATGAGCAAAAAGGACTTCCGGATTTGAACAATGCCAATTACAGGAATCTACTTCTAGTAGCTCTTGACACATTTTGGGGGAAAAACTTTGACACATTTTTGTTACCTAAGCATAAATGGTAATAATTTGGATTTTCGTTACGAGAAccaattacattttattaaattggaaTAAGCAGTTGTTTAAGTCATAGCTGATATTGTGTAggttaatatatttaaacatatgatACGTAAGTTCCGTGTACTATGGAAAGTGTAATTGCAGTTTAAGTTATTGCTAAATTGTATTACAACTTCCAGAGAAGTAATAGGAGGGAGTTTTACAATAATATTGCGAATCtaggttattgtagttttatttgaAGGGTCAATCGTTTCGAAGAAACAGAAAGGGAAGCTCATTTGTGTTAACTGTAGACGATGTTAAAGAAACCCCGAAACATTATTAAAAACTCTTGATACGTTTGTAGATCGATTATAAATAGCCGTTCTGTGAAGATCAGATGAGTTAAAGTCCTTTTAAAACAGTTCTAGAGAAAAATAATAGAAACACAACATTTGGCAGTGATGTTTTGTTTCAAGCATCGTACTAATCAAGTACGAAAACATCATCCCCAGTTACCGCATTCAGACACTTTGTGgcacatatatattatttaaccgATATAACAACGCGCACATTCACACAACTACCATGAACCAATATGAGAGCTATAGCGGAACATCCCGAAACACTCACTTCTTGAGACAAACCtttcttaaaatattaataataatgacGTTTGTAATGGAACACTATTTGCTTAGTTTTGTCACTTAAAGTTAAAGTGTTgttctttttattattaaatgtattattaattcaTATTTTATGTCAATCATAAAAACATGTGTCTAACCGTTTGAGTTTAACCCCTGAGAATTAACCAGGGGTTTCGGTGTCGACCGCCATTGTCAAATCTTTCGAAACATTTTCGAAACATTTTCGAAAATGTcgacactttttttttaattagcaaATTTCATTACTGACACTGTAATTGTAGTCTTTGCTATAGGTTGTACATCATTATgactaaacaaaacaaaacaaatataatataatatcggCATTCATGTGCATGTTATGCATGTAAAGGGAATCCATCGTCACCTTTtaatggaatatatatatatatccattaaAAATTTCACAAACATTCACGAGACATTACATGAAGTTGTTCATGTTTATTGctaattcaattattttataatttctattttatgaTTTACCGTATTTGCTAAAAAGGATACAGCGCCCATATTGATGAATTCATAATCGGTTCATAACACTTAAAATATAGTGCAGAAAAATCACTGGCATTGCTacttaaatcaaagaaaatgcaatgcaaattataggacatatatataaaaaatttacaACAAACATATGGAATTATTGCACACACATATGAAAGTTTAgaacacacaaatattttaaaaattatgccacacaaatatcagaattatgccaaatatatatcaaaatattgcatacatatgcGAACTATTAGAACATATATAAGAAAATGTCGACCATTAAtttgaaattatacaaaatgtatttgctatgcaatacatatatcggattttacaatatatatttatgaatttatacaatatatatgcaCCTATACtacacaaaaatggaaaatatacCACATAAGTATGGAAACAtcgaattttgcaacgt contains the following coding sequences:
- the LOC127876408 gene encoding NF-kappa-B inhibitor cactus-like isoform X2; amino-acid sequence: MTLTGTDGNVVNQNDHGHNNRCPQRSDMDERVGYHIKRKYRRTSSVALLIPEDVGFLRTDESPTREVPTNTFFKYPSLTSLCDDLDSCELSDLQFSGIQESNSMHISNVRCAQDVACNSEDLFVKDEDGDTALHLAIILEYLLLVSKIIQMAPTYTYLSMRNKLFQTPLHLAVIMNQKHIVRKLVCAGADVTAVDRNGNTPLHIACRDGLYEIARYLLEPVRYSEIQCNPYDIPYQKIPQDFDIANYDGLTCLHLAVMNGHMDILQLLIERDVDLNMIERKAGTTVLHMACISGDVKLVRTLMSVRACNMDARTYSGYTTLDLALCYHQDGVYTILAAAGAKPGAESMDSDSD